A section of the Oncorhynchus gorbuscha isolate QuinsamMale2020 ecotype Even-year linkage group LG06, OgorEven_v1.0, whole genome shotgun sequence genome encodes:
- the LOC124038452 gene encoding 39S ribosomal protein L27, mitochondrial-like isoform X1, with protein MAALASLMFKSRSGLLLPCQSSLVDWVRFASKKAGGSSKNLGGKSPGRRYGFKRTDGSYVKALIWNFVHAGNILATQRLMRWQPGAHVGIGTNNTLYALEDGIARFTKEVYVPAPRSTETFKVITKLPMGTVLYKTFINIVPNKQEGKFKLVGMF; from the exons GTCTTCTGCTCCCTTGCCAGTCCTCTCTTGTGGACTGGGTGCGCTTTGCATCCAAGAAGGCAGGCGGTAGCAGCAAGAACCTCGGGGGAAAGAGTCCCGGTCGCAGATATGGCTTCAAGAGAACAGACGGTAGCTACGTGAAAGCTCTTATTT GGAACTTTGTCCATGCTGGCAACATCCTAGCAACACAGAGGCTCATGCGGTGGCAACCAGGAGCACAT GTGGGGATTGGAACCAACAACACCCTTTATGCCCTGGAGGATGGCATTGCCAGGTTCACTAAGGAGGTGTATGTTCCAGCCCCACGCAGCACTGAGACATTCAAGGTCATCACCAAGTTGCCCATGGGAACTGTGCTCTACAAGACCTTTATCAACATAGTGCCCAACAAACAAGAGGGCAAATTCAAACTGGTTGGCATGTTCTGA
- the LOC124038452 gene encoding 39S ribosomal protein L27, mitochondrial-like isoform X2, with product MAALASLMFKSRSGLLLPCQSSLVDWVRFASKKAGGSSKNLGGKSPGRRYGFKRTDGNFVHAGNILATQRLMRWQPGAHVGIGTNNTLYALEDGIARFTKEVYVPAPRSTETFKVITKLPMGTVLYKTFINIVPNKQEGKFKLVGMF from the exons GTCTTCTGCTCCCTTGCCAGTCCTCTCTTGTGGACTGGGTGCGCTTTGCATCCAAGAAGGCAGGCGGTAGCAGCAAGAACCTCGGGGGAAAGAGTCCCGGTCGCAGATATGGCTTCAAGAGAACAGACG GGAACTTTGTCCATGCTGGCAACATCCTAGCAACACAGAGGCTCATGCGGTGGCAACCAGGAGCACAT GTGGGGATTGGAACCAACAACACCCTTTATGCCCTGGAGGATGGCATTGCCAGGTTCACTAAGGAGGTGTATGTTCCAGCCCCACGCAGCACTGAGACATTCAAGGTCATCACCAAGTTGCCCATGGGAACTGTGCTCTACAAGACCTTTATCAACATAGTGCCCAACAAACAAGAGGGCAAATTCAAACTGGTTGGCATGTTCTGA